CCATCATTCCAACCAACCGGGCACCCCTAGTGCGTGCGTCGTGGACGATCGAGCAGTCCAGAGCTAGCATGCACCTACCTACACAACTTCTCTCATGTCAAGAGCTAGCACACAATGCAAACTATTGGACTTTTCTCGGTCCATGAATCAAACAGCTGATCCGCCTCCACGTCcattggagaatgatctcacCCCTGCCACATTCTCGTCCCCGGCACCGGTTATCTCCATTGTCGCGGCGACGTCTCCCTTGGCGGAGGCAGCAGCCACAGGCAGAGCGGTCTTGGCGTcggcctccttctcctgcGTCTCCTTGTGCTTGCCCCAGAGCACGGCGTAGAGCCCCACCACGATCACCACGCCGCCCAGGACGCCCCCGAGGTATATCTTCTCGGACAGGATGAAGGAGCCCATGACTGCCACGATGATCATCATCAGCGGGCTGAAGGCCGACGCGAACACCGGCCCCGTCTTCTGGATCACCAGCCCCTGCACGTAGTACGCCAGGCTCGACGTCACGATCCCCTGAAAAAATCAATCAACACGTACAGTTAACAAccatgaaacaaaaaacaacgacaagaatttaggatcggagagagtagtagtAGACTTACGGcgtaggcggcggcgaggaggttcATGTCGAAGCCGATGGCCCAGATGGAGGGGCGGCGGTCCATGACTAGGGTGACGACGACCGCCTGGAGCGCGCCGACAAAGCAGATGAGGGTGGTGAGGGAGAGCTGGGCCGAGTACTGCTTGATGGTATGGGTCTGGAGGATGAAGAGCCCGGCCCAGGCCAGGGTGGCGATGATGACGAACACGGAGCCCAGGAACCACTCCTTGGcgtccacggcggccgcgggggcgtctgcggcagcggcaccgccGCTACCGTGCCTGTTCGTCCATGCCAGCTCCATAAGCGGGCCCTTGTACAGCGTCATCAGCATCGCGCCGGCCACAGTCACCACCGTCCCCAATATCTTCGCCTGGCAACGGACCTTCTTCAGCTCTATCTTCTCCATCCTGCAGGAGCAATCACGATGTTCAAAGATTAATTAC
The Brachypodium distachyon strain Bd21 chromosome 2, Brachypodium_distachyon_v3.0, whole genome shotgun sequence genome window above contains:
- the LOC100824790 gene encoding WAT1-related protein At5g07050; the encoded protein is MAFCGGFLEKAKPYIAMISLQFGYAGMNVLTKVSLNGGMSHYVLVVYRHAFATVAIAPLALILERKVRPKMTRSIFFQIFVLALLGPVIDQNFYYLGLKYTGPTFACAMSNILPAMTFVMAVIFRMEKIELKKVRCQAKILGTVVTVAGAMLMTLYKGPLMELAWTNRHGSGGAAAADAPAAAVDAKEWFLGSVFVIIATLAWAGLFILQTHTIKQYSAQLSLTTLICFVGALQAVVVTLVMDRRPSIWAIGFDMNLLAAAYAGIVTSSLAYYVQGLVIQKTGPVFASAFSPLMMIIVAVMGSFILSEKIYLGGVLGGVVIVVGLYAVLWGKHKETQEKEADAKTALPVAAASAKGDVAATMEITGAGDENVAGVRSFSNGRGGGSAV